A stretch of Longimicrobium sp. DNA encodes these proteins:
- a CDS encoding GNAT family N-acetyltransferase, with the protein MKTEEPTVEEFGPDDPRIAAFHAVRDDVAYPTPDEPVPVGMRCLVAFRGGAPVARLSYGTGQDVGEVPGPCALIGHYERTDRSAGVWLLDEAVIRVCVGHQFHALGPINGSTWGRYRLALPPRTEDEGDAEPPFLSEPWNPPDYPADFEEAGFRVVATYESAIVEDLAAADPRRDELAERVRARGATIRALDLDRFDDELRAIFELSRTAFAENLFYSPIEFDEFRARYLPLRPLLDPEMVRLAEDADGRLLGFVFAFPDVLSAEPGGRPTRVVLKTLASAPEARGLGLGTFLTDEVRRVAHEKGYRSVIHALMQADNESVRISRHSARVFRRYALYELVD; encoded by the coding sequence ATGAAAACCGAGGAACCGACGGTTGAAGAGTTCGGGCCCGACGACCCGCGCATCGCGGCGTTTCACGCGGTGCGCGACGATGTGGCCTATCCCACGCCCGACGAGCCGGTGCCCGTGGGCATGCGCTGCCTGGTGGCGTTCCGCGGGGGCGCTCCCGTCGCAAGGCTGTCGTACGGCACCGGCCAGGATGTGGGGGAGGTTCCCGGCCCGTGCGCGCTGATCGGCCACTATGAGCGCACGGATCGCTCGGCCGGCGTGTGGTTGCTCGACGAAGCCGTGATCCGCGTGTGCGTCGGGCACCAGTTTCATGCGCTGGGGCCCATCAATGGCAGCACGTGGGGGCGCTACCGTCTGGCGCTGCCGCCCCGTACGGAGGATGAGGGTGACGCCGAGCCGCCGTTCCTTTCCGAGCCGTGGAACCCGCCCGACTATCCGGCGGATTTCGAGGAGGCCGGCTTTCGGGTGGTCGCGACGTACGAGAGTGCGATCGTCGAGGATCTCGCCGCCGCCGATCCGCGCCGCGACGAATTGGCCGAGCGGGTGAGGGCGCGCGGGGCGACCATCCGCGCGCTGGACCTGGACCGGTTCGACGACGAGCTGCGCGCGATCTTCGAGTTGAGCCGCACCGCGTTCGCGGAAAACCTGTTCTACTCGCCGATCGAATTCGACGAGTTCCGCGCGCGCTACCTGCCGCTGCGCCCGCTGCTGGATCCGGAGATGGTGCGCCTGGCGGAGGATGCGGACGGGCGGCTGCTGGGGTTCGTGTTCGCGTTCCCGGACGTGCTCTCGGCCGAGCCGGGCGGACGGCCGACGCGCGTCGTTCTCAAGACGCTCGCGTCGGCACCGGAGGCGCGCGGGCTGGGCTTGGGGACGTTTCTGACGGATGAGGTGCGGCGTGTGGCGCACGAGAAGGGGTATCGATCCGTTATCCATGCGCTGATGCAGGCGGACAATGAGTCCGTTCGCATCTCCCGCCACAGCGCGCGCGTGTTCCGGCGGTACGCGCTGTACGAACTGGTGGATTGA